CGATCTCCAGCTCCAGGGTGACGAACTGCCCGGGCTTGAAGAAGAACATGATCGGCTGGTCGGCCATGAAGCAGAAGGTGCGCACGTCCCAGGTCTCCTGGATGACCTTGACGCAGCGCACGATGTGGCGGCCATTGGCCCAGGTCTGGGTGGTGACCGGATTGAGGAAGGTATCGGACATGTTCATCTCCAGCAGCCGACTGTCGGCCTTTCTTATGGCTCCGATAATGCGCATCCCGCCGCCGCCGTACATTCCCATCCGCGACATCGGCGTGCTTATCGCGACCAGCCCCGCACTACAGGGGCTGGCGCGTCGGAATTCGATTCGGCCATGTCGCCCATGGACATGGTCGTTTCAGTGCCCGAACGCACACTCCTCGGCAAAACCAACTGCTGTTTTCATACGCAGACAGCCTTGCGGCACAACAACAACGATTAGCCACCTTTTGCTGGCCGCACGCGGCCCCGAGGACCACACGATGGACGTCACCGCAACCCTGAGCCTGGGCGATCCACTGGAACCTGCACGCAAGGCCACCGCCGAGATGCTGCAGACCCGCGAGCGCACCTACTCGCTGCCGCAGCCGTTCTATTGCGACGAGCGCCTGTTCCAGATCGACCTGCAGGAGATCTTCCACAAGGAATGGCTGATCGCCGGCCTGGTGTGCGAGATCCCGGCCAAGGGCAACTACATCACCCTGCAGATCGGCAAGAACCCGATCATCGTGGTGCGTGGCGCCGAGGGCAAGGTGCATGCCTTCCACAACGTCTGCCGCCACCGCGGCTCGCGGCTGTGCGTCAGCGAGAAAGGCAAGGTGGCCAAGCTGGTCTGCCCTTACCACCAGTGGACCTACGAGCTCGACGGCCGCCTGCTGTTCGCCGGCACCGAGATGGGCGTCGACTTCGACATGAACCAGTACGGCCTGAAGCCGGTGAACGTGAAGGTGGCCGGTGGCTATATCTTCATCAGCCTGGCCGAGAACCCGCCGGCCATCGACGAGTTCCTCGCCACCCTGGACCACTACATGGAGCCGTACGACATGGAGAACACCAAGGTGGCGGTGCAGACCACCTTGATGGAAAAGGCCAACTGGAAACTGGTGCTGGAGAACAACCGCGAGTGCTACCACTGCAACGGCTCGCACCCCGAATTGCTCAAGACCTTGCTGGAATGGGACGACACCAATGACCCGCGCGCCAGCCAGGAATTCAAGGACCACGTCGCCGCCTCGGCCGCGGCCTGGGAAGCCGAGAAGATTCCCTACCTGCACAAGAGCCATGGCTTGCGTAACCGCATCGTGCGCATGCCGCTGCTCAAGGGCACCGTGTCGATGACCATGGACGGCAAGGTGGCGTGCAAGAAGCTGATGGGCCGGATCAAGAACCCGGACCTGGGCTCGATGCGCATCCTGCACCTGCCGCATTCGTGGAACCACTGCATGGGCGACCACATGATCGTGTTCACCGTGTGGCCGATCAGCGCGCAGGAGACCATGGTCACCACCAAGTGGCTGGTGCACAAGGATGCGGTGGAGGGGGTGGATTACAACCCCGAGGACATGCGCAAGGTGTGGGACGCCACCAACGACCAGGACCGTCGCCTGGCCGAGGAGAACCAGCGCGGGATCAACTCCACGGCGTACCAGCCCGGGCCCTATTCGAAGACCTACGAGTTCGGCGTGGTGAATTTCATCGATTGGTACAGCCAGCGGTTGCTGAACAACCTTGGCGCGGAGCCGGCGGCTTATCTCAAGGAGATCAAGGCGCAGTAACGGCGTTAAACGCCTTCGCCAGCAACGCTGGCTCCTACATGGAACGCGTACGCCTGTAGGAGCCAGCGTTGCTGGCGAACCGCCCTATGATCCACGCACAAGCTTCGCCAGCAACGCTGGCTCCTACAGGTTACATCCGGCGGCAAACTGTTCGACGCTACACGCCCCCTCCCGCCTAGACTCTCCCAATAGCCAAGGGAGATCACGGATGAACCTCGCACACGCCCACCATCTGCGAAAAGGCCGCTACTCCAAAGCCGGGCGAGTCTACATCGTCACCACGGTGGTAACAGGCAGAGAGCCCTTGTTCCAGGACTTCCAACTTGCCCGCACCCTAGTCGCGCAACTGCGTCATGCCCATGACCAACAATGGGTGTCCAGCCTCTGTTGGGTGATCATGCCAGACCACCTGCACTGGCTGATCGAACTGCGCCAGATTGGCCTTTCCAATCTGATGCGCAGGGTCAAATCCAGAAGCTCGCGATTCATCAACGCAGCTGCAA
The window above is part of the Pseudomonas muyukensis genome. Proteins encoded here:
- a CDS encoding REP-associated tyrosine transposase — its product is MNLAHAHHLRKGRYSKAGRVYIVTTVVTGREPLFQDFQLARTLVAQLRHAHDQQWVSSLCWVIMPDHLHWLIELRQIGLSNLMRRVKSRSSRFINAAANRQGRLWQKNFHDHALRKEHDLRATARYIVANPLRAGLVTTLRHYPHWDAIWL
- the gbcA gene encoding glycine-betaine demethylase subunit GbcA, whose product is MDVTATLSLGDPLEPARKATAEMLQTRERTYSLPQPFYCDERLFQIDLQEIFHKEWLIAGLVCEIPAKGNYITLQIGKNPIIVVRGAEGKVHAFHNVCRHRGSRLCVSEKGKVAKLVCPYHQWTYELDGRLLFAGTEMGVDFDMNQYGLKPVNVKVAGGYIFISLAENPPAIDEFLATLDHYMEPYDMENTKVAVQTTLMEKANWKLVLENNRECYHCNGSHPELLKTLLEWDDTNDPRASQEFKDHVAASAAAWEAEKIPYLHKSHGLRNRIVRMPLLKGTVSMTMDGKVACKKLMGRIKNPDLGSMRILHLPHSWNHCMGDHMIVFTVWPISAQETMVTTKWLVHKDAVEGVDYNPEDMRKVWDATNDQDRRLAEENQRGINSTAYQPGPYSKTYEFGVVNFIDWYSQRLLNNLGAEPAAYLKEIKAQ